The following are encoded together in the Anopheles nili chromosome 3, idAnoNiliSN_F5_01, whole genome shotgun sequence genome:
- the LOC128722508 gene encoding uncharacterized protein LOC128722508 — protein MMQTGAEFVLSPVGVIKIVSLLCMIVSGMIFITAGDCVESRVWTVTYITITTGSALLTMISYSSFALNLVRTDRGLKTQHITVLAMSYVVFCFLLIVSIITMTQCTHSVQVIQKIPEPLTMIAAVLLAISGTILFLRWKSTVQTEELHLHSQEHELPDVSTDPGMARKSVMV, from the exons ATGATGCAGACAGGCGCTGAATTTGTGCTTTCACCCGTTGGTGTGATTAAAATAGTTTCACTT CTATGCATGATCGTTAGTGGAATGATTTTTATCACTGCCGGCGATTGTGTAGAGTCACGCGTTTG GACCGTAACCTACATCACCATTACTACCGGTAGTGCGCTCCTCACGATGATTTCGTACTCAAGTTTCGCTCTCAACTTAGTGCGAACTGATCGGGGCCTCAAAACGCAACACATTACGGTACTAGCGATGTCATATGTTGTGTTCTGTTTCCTCTTGATCGTATCGATCATTACAATGACACAATGTACCCATTCGGTGCAAGTGATTCAGAAAATACCAGAG CCTTTAACTATGATCGCTGCTGTACTGCTAGCTATCAGTGGAACCATTTTGTTCCTCCGGTGGAAATCAACGGTTCAAACGGAAGAACTGCATCTGCATTCTCAAGAACATGAACTTCCTGATGTAAGTACCGATCCAGGAATGGCACGAAAGTCTGTAATGGTTTGA
- the LOC128722507 gene encoding leukotriene A-4 hydrolase-like, translating to MHHLTKCSMSLFFAVSVVVLLLTFYRPVTTMRLSPLDPSSYSNAHELIIRHADLDWTVNFDKSTISGTAALHFKLLKPDLQEIFLDVSEISVSSVAAKSAAGEIPLDWDIGSTIENIGSKLTIYLPTKTSGDLTVVISYETSPKASALQWLTPEQTFGKKHPYLFSQCQAIHARSILPCQDTPAVKFTYNATLHHPKEVTGLMSAIKVDSEQGASKFQQKTPIPSYLLAVVVGALVSKPIGPISSVWAEKEQIEEAAEEFSQTADFIAKAAEICGPYVWERYDLLVMPPSFPFGGMENPCLTFVTPTLLAGDKSLATVVAHEIAHSWTGNLVTNRNFEHFWLNEGFTVFVEGKIVGRLSGNASRDFHALHGLSELSDCIKTQLADTPELTKLVVDLSECGPDDAFSTVPYIKGSTFLRYLEDLLGGPEKFEPFFRAYLNRFKYQSVLTNDFKHMLYEWFREDPKNEVLLERINWDLWLFGEGMPPVIPNYDRSMLEACLAHAALWAENDLDTIKASPLLKQTLVSVQMIEFLAQLLEKKTIVDLNSEKISLLGKTYGLTATKNAELRFRFVRLYIRARLMDKMDEILAFANSNFRMKFVRPIYKELAGWPQAKPIAIENYNRVKDQMMTVCAYTVAKDLGISDISAAE from the exons ATGCATCATCTCACAAAATGTTCCATGTCACTGTTTTTCGCAGTTTCTGTCGTAGTATTACTGTTAACTTTTTACCGGCCTGTTACCACGATGCGCTTAAGCCCGTTGGATCCCAGCTCTTATTCGAATGCTC ACGAGCTTATCATACGACATGCGGATCTGGATTGGACGGTCAACTTTGATAAGAGTACGATCTCTGGTACCGCAGCTCTCCACTTCAAGTTGCTCAAACCAGATCTGCAAGAAATT TTCTTGGATGTGAGCGAGATTTCCGTTTCGTCCGTTGCGGCAAAATCTGCCGCAGGAGAGATTCCGTTGGACTGGGACATCGGTAGTACGATAGAGAACATTGGCTCGAAGCTTACTATCTACTTACCTACCAAGACCAGCGGAGATCTAACTGTTGTGATTAGTTATGAAACTTCGCCGAAGGCAAGTGCGTTACAATGGCTTACACCCGAGCAAACATTCGGGAAGAAGCATCCATATTTGTTCAGCCAGTGCCAAGCGATTCATGCTCGGTCGATCTTGCCATGCCAGGACACTCCGGCCGTAAAATTCACCTACAATGCCACC TTACATCATCCAAAAGAGGTTACGGGGCTCATGAGTGCGATCAAGGTTGATTCTGAACAAGGAGCATCGAAATTCCAGCAGAAAACACCAATTCCAAGCTACCTGCTTGCCGTTGTCGTGGGAGCGTTGGTATCGAAACCTATCGGACCCAT CTCAAGTGTATGGGCAGAAAAGGAACAGATAGAAGAAGCGGCTGAGGAATTTTCCCAAACGGCCGATTTTATCGCAAAGGCAGCAGAAATTTGTGGTCCGTACGTATGGGAACGATACGATCTGTTAGTAATGCCACCAAGCTTCCCTTTTGGAGGAATGGAAAACCCATGCTTGACGTTCGTCACACCCACGTTGCTAGCAGGCGACAAGTCTTTAGCAACCGTGGTAGCACATGAGATTGCCCACAGCTGGACGGGTAATCTTGTAACGAATCGAAACTTCGAGCACTTTTGGTTGAACGAAGGATTCACCGTTTTCGTTGAGGGTAAAATCGTTGGAAGATTGTCCGGAAATGCGTCACGCGATTTTCATGCCTTGCATGGTTTGAGTGAGCTGTCTGATTGC ATTAAAACACAACTGGCCGATACACCTGAGCTTACAAAGCTCGTGGTTGACCTGTCTGAGTGTGGACCCGATGATGCCTTTTCAACCGTGCCGTACATCAAGGGCTCAACGTTTTTGCGCTATTTGGAGGATTTGCTGGGAGGACCGGAAAAGTTTGAACCCTTCTTCCGCGCTTATCTGAATCGTTTCAAGTACCAATCGGTCCTTACGAACGACTTCAAGCATATGCTTTACGAGTGGTTCCGTGAGGACCCAAAGAACGAGGTGCTGCTTGAGCGCATCAATTGGGATTTGTGGTTGTTTGGTGAAGGAATGCCACCAGTTATTCCCAA CTACGATCGCTCAATGCTGGAGGCATGCCTAGCACATGCTGCTCTATGGGCCGAGAACGATTTGGATACCATCAAGGCTTCTCCACTGTTGAAACAAACGCTGGTAAGCGTGCAGATGATCGAGTTTCTTGCCCAGCTGTTGGAGAAGAAAACTATCGTCGATTTGAACAGCGAGAAAATTTCCCTGCTTGGGAAAACGTACGGACTTACTGCAACTAAGAACGCGGAGTTACGGTTCCGATTTGTGCGTCTGTACATTCGCGCCCGTTTGATGGACAAAATGGACGAAATACTTGCATTTGCGAATAGTAATTTCCGCATGAAGTTTGTGCGCCCGATCTACAAAGAGTTGGCAGGCTGGCCACAAGCAAAGCCAATAGCTATCGAGAACTATAACCGTGTGAAAGACCAAATGATGACCGTTTGTGCCTACACGGTGGCAAAGGATTTGGGAATTTCGGATATCTCCGCTGCTGAATAA
- the LOC128725968 gene encoding 39S ribosomal protein L13, mitochondrial yields the protein MSVTQRVQQWATFARTWHLFDCTWQNPFEAASLIRKHLMGLHKPIYHPMNDCGDHVVVINTAEIALPGDEWKKRAYFHHTGYAGGASWTLAWQLHEKDPTMIMKKAVYRAMKGNLQRRHTMQRLHLFKSDDVPKEILENVTNQIRQPRRVPERLDLMDQETVRNFPKIMDYPKDYILR from the exons ATGTCCGTCACACAGCGAGTGCAG CAATGGGCAACTTTTGCCAGAACATGGCATTTATTTGATTGCACCTGGCAAAACCCTTTTGAGGCAGCATCGCTGATACGAAAACACCTAATGGGTTTGCATAAACCCATATACCATCCGATGA ATGATTGTGGTGATCACGTAGTCGTAATCAATACCGCCGAAATTGCACTGCCAGGcgatgaatggaaaaagcGGGCTTATTTTCATCATACGGGATATGCGGGAGGAGCAAGCTGGACGCTTGCATGGCAGCTGCACGAGAAAGATCCAACGATG ATCATGAAAAAAGCCGTTTACCGCGCGATGAAGGGTAACCTGCAAAGACGCCATACGATGCAGAGGCTTCATCTGTTTAAGAGCGACGACGTTCCCAAAGAAATTTTAGAAAATGTAACCAACCAAATACGGCAACCTCGCCGTGTCCCTGAGCGCTTGGATCTTATGGACCAGGAAACTGTCCGCAACTTCCCCAAAATAATGGACTACCCGAAGGACTACATTCTTCGATGA
- the LOC128726701 gene encoding selenoprotein H-like yields the protein MAPRRAAAAKSTEIPAKKAKLEEPATEPAKEEKVAAKSSGGAYVFIEHCKSUSVFKRKAAEVHSELCELAPEHDFQLVLNEGGKPRRGAFEISVAKTEDDKKVLVWSGLKKGPPRKDKFPEVKSILPDIQTALK from the exons ATGGCACCGCGtcgtgcagcagcagccaagTCCACAGag ATTCCGGCTAAAAAAGCGAAGCTCGAAGAACCAGCCACCGAACCCGCCAAAGAAGAGAAAGTGGCTGCGAAAAGTAGCGGAGGGGCCTACGTTTTCATCGAGCATTGCAAATCATGATCCGTGTTCAAGCGCAAGGCCGCGGAAGTTCATTCAGAACTGTGCGAACTTGCGCCGGAACACGATTTCCAGCTCGTGTTGAacgagggtggaaaaccgcgCCGAGGTGCTTTTGAGATTTCAGTTGCCAAAACAGAGGATGATAAGAAGGTTCTGGTTTGGTCTGGACTGAAGAAGGGACCGCCGCGGAAAGATAAATTCCCAGAAGTCAAGAGTATCCTTCCGGACATTCAAACGGCGCTAAAGTAA
- the LOC128726880 gene encoding uncharacterized protein LOC128726880: MQFIRNSLSFSFNSNRGNGQSPDANGTSNGASTNVRSTDDEKVAPARSESILSDRSQYATVRSRIAPDLGSPPSAYSTPFQSPVIASRAFPTVAAAASKLNGSDRDDSGNGTTSKHDRSSKVYFIEPGQLQAEYELPERPGTRRGRSVDNGITNPAFTNDTGATVINMSSTQPSVIREQYWTWSCRCHRELTSREKAMIIVIFVLVLVIGGLATYLGIVVDSDDGITGGILTRGLTLQPAVHH, translated from the exons ATGCAATTTATTCGCAACAgcctctcgttctcgttcaaCAGCAACCGAGGCAATGGACAGTCGCCCGACGCAAATGGCACATCCAACGGAGCAAGCACAAACGTCCGTTCGACGGATGACGAAAAGGTAGCACCGGCGCGATCCGAATCGATCCTGAGCGATCGGTCGCAGTATGCGACGGTGCGATCGAGGATTGCGCCGGACCTTGGTAGCCCGCCGTCCGCGTACAGCACGCCGTTCCAGAGCCCAGTCATCGCTAGCCGGGCTTTCCCGACGGTGGCCGCAGCAGCATCAAAGCTTAACGGAAGTGATCGGGATGATTCTGGCAACGGGACGACAAGCAAACATGACCGCAGCAGCAAGGTGTACTTTATCGAACCGGGACAGCTACAAGCGGAATATGAGCTGCCGGAACGGCCGGGTACGAGACGGGGTAGAAGCGTCGACAATGGCATCACAAATCCCGCTTTCACCAACGATACCGGGGCCACTGTGATAAATATGTCCAGCACGCAGCCCAG TGTTATTCGGGAACAATACTGGACGTGGTCGTGTCGATGTCACCGTGAGCTTACAAGCCGGGAGAAAGCCATGATTATTGTGATTTTCGTTCTAGTACTGGTCATTGGAGGACTCGCGACGTATTTGGGCATTGTGGTGGATAGTGATGATGGTATTACTG GTGGCATCCTTACTAGAGGGTTAACGCTTCAACCAGCGGTTCATCATTAG
- the LOC128726299 gene encoding X-ray repair cross-complementing protein 5-like, whose product MARSLGKAHMIILDVGRSSSIATGNEKQTFFSKSKECASLIIQQMIFSAPNDQVGMVLMGTEETNNQLNVESGGYEHICEAFDLKPPNWQNLRILENQISQSMSEANWFDALIVATNFLRNGALGKKLLDCNIILISPLLQPAAVDRDQIDSVTDAILALNGVLHVITNYVLHPASSVGSIFVSSGTFDNDQNTTEERRKNERLLKDMLLRTEGTLSNVNWAERKLSFVGAKPIKPTPWNCMLTIGSKLKLSISAYLHITEQKGLGSFKVDSLDGSSTKVEMKTEHFLNDKPIDVSMDDIIAGYMYGSTVVPYDCGVDIEYKSGEARLACLGFTASKNVQEEYLSGQGTHVVVAKKGCTASKHKLAALIRAMMEMDVIMITTKVYRKDTKPRLNAMIPSYKQQSPCLVMIELIFKDELCELKFPSLLKAKTRPTEEQYNAIDKLIDSMSLTDEIDDSNGESREAFALNNTFNPTLQHVYRSVAHRALYPKHALPLISSDLRELTEVPKKVADRSKDALETVQRLFELKEVKQNTRNNWLQRVDKINMGDAASNSNTQDSGLSLDDDTTRRRVVSVGTVTPAEDFDILLRQGEKFATVATQMQNIIFELLFTSMRPPGDKVIAALMMYRGEAQKLGPYRYNEWIEEFKTILLARGKEEFWEKVIVGEKLGLIDAQESDMSTVNMEQAVSFYDTPAKGKVAEETTDANYIDPDSLLDELNAEF is encoded by the exons ATGGCTCGAAGCTTAGGT AAAGCCCACATGATTATTCTCGACGTTGGACGTAGCTCATCAATCGCAACTGgcaatgaaaagcaaaccTTCTTCAGTAAATCAAAAGAGTGTGCTTCACTGATCATTCAACAAATG ATTTTCAGTGCTCCAAATGACCAGGTCGGTATGGTGTTGATGGGAACAGAGGAAACCAATAATCAGCTTAACGTAGAATCTGGCGGCTACGAGCACATTTGTGAAGCATTTGATTTGAAACCTCCTAATTGGCAGAACTTGAGGATattggaaaatcaaatttctcAATCCATGTCGGAGGCTAACTGGTTCGATGCACTGATCGTTGCCACCAATTTTTTGCGCAACGGAGCATTGGGGAAAAAACTTTTAGATTGTAACATCATTCTGATTTCGCCGCTATTACAACCGGCAGCTGTCGACAGGGATCAGATAGATAGTGTTACGGATGCAATTCTTGCTCTGAACGGTGTGCTGCATGTCATAACCAACTATGTGTTGCATCCGGCGTCGTCCGTCGGCTCGATTTTCGTCTCATCTGGTACATTCGATAACGACCAAAACACTACCGAAGAACGACGTAAAAATGAACGCCTTTTGAAGGACATGTTACTTAGAACCGAAGGTACCCTTTCGAATGTTAACTGGGCAGAGAGAAAACTGTCTTTCGTTGGAGCGAAACCAATAAAACCAACGCCTTGGAACTGCATGTTGACTATCGGTTCAAAGCTGAAGCTATCCATATCGGCCTATCTGCATATCACGGAGCAAAAGGGCCTAGGATCGTTTAAAGTCGACAGTTTAGATGGTTCCAGCACCAAGGTCGAAATGAAGACGGAGCATTTTTTAAACGATAAACCGATCGACGTTTCGATGGATGATATCATCGCGGGCTACATGTACGGTTCCACGGTGGTACCGTACGATTGCGGAGTGGATATCGAGTACAAATCAGGAGAAGCCCGATTGGCTTGCTTGGGATTTACTGCGTCCAAAAACGTACAAGAAGAATACCTGAGCGGGCAAGGAACGCACGTCGTGGTGGCGAAGAAAGGTTGCACTGCTTCAAAGCATAAATTAGCCGCCTTGATCCGAGCGATGATGGAGATGGATGTCATCATGATCACCACAAAGGTATATCGAAAGGATACGAAGCCAAGGTTAAACGCTATGATTCCATCATACAAACAACAGTCTCCGTGCCTCGTTATGATAGAGCTTATTTTCAAAG ATGAGTTGTGTGAATTAAAGTTTCCTTCTTTGCTGAAGGCAAAAACTCGACCGACGGAGGAGCAGTACAACGCGATCGATAAGTTGATTGACAGCATGAGCCTTACGGATGAAATCGACGATTCAAACGGAGAATCTCGTGAGGCGTTTGCGCTGAACAACACCTTCAATCCGACACTGCAGCACGTGTACCGGTCGGTAGCCCATCGGGCACTCTACCCCAAGCATGCGTTGCCCTTAATAAGCAGCGATTTGCGAGAATTAACCGAAGTACCGAAGAAAGTGGCAGACCGCTCAAAAGACGCGTTGGAAACCGTACAGCGGTTGTTTGAGTTAAAAGAAGTTAAACAAAATACCCGTAATAATTGGCTTCAGCGGGTGGACAAAATTAACATGGGAGATGCTGCATCAAACAGCAACACGCAGGATAGTGGCCTCTCCCTAGACGATGATACCACTCGAAGACGAGTTGTGTCTGTCGGCACAGTGACGCCGGCCGAAGATTTTGATATTCTTCTGCGGCAGGGCGAAAAATTTGCCACCGTAGCCACGCAAATGCAGAACATTATTTTTGAGCTGCTGTTCACGTCGATGCGCCCACCTGGCGATAAGGTTATCGCAGCCCTCATGATGTACCGCGGTGAAGCACAAAAGCTCGGCCCGTACCGATACAACGAGTGGATTGAGGAATTTAAAACGATCCTGCTGGCCCGTGGCAAGGAAGAATTCTGGGAAAAAGTAATTGTAGGTGAGAAACTAGGGCTAATCGATGCACAGGAAAGCGACATGAGCACGGTGAACATGGAACAGGCGGTCAGCTTTTACGACACACCGGCAAAAGGCAAGGTTGCTGAAGAAACGACTGATGCAAATTATATCGATCCGGATAGTTTGTTAGACGAATTAAATGCGGAGTTTTAA
- the LOC128723865 gene encoding uncharacterized protein LOC128723865 encodes MSFKCLAHWKFSDENVYPIFITSFTTILTEQQKTVIMVACDDQVVSLSVPSIDRALSVMNVPLEFSRCDLPYTGLLRELRASDSTAICLASDGKMMVYDFTQGIFVKIMDCSHIRHVKPGNKQGEWIIIRQSENGEMLLEVIEISENLTKHNILKRYELLVECSDNGTRYLVHKFSVNATNDRFLGNFLAFTKLSIGDEIFLIAINNNLYWLQQQDSGESDMIVVRCFASSIMDIDFFENSLCLTVLLEAGLLVVFRQSSNPEALIVTSSSVYLHAPIEAYAFDKNNNALLYSNGVGMHRVHFHYSEETKQIDTEMEDIHLRGVLAITLLDTKSLALLVTENNQFYYMNCKDKMKINQTEASKMFLLPGNVRNVSHRVTRRLTEEIELDKRLEEALQIEQAKFDVLALHRNRSIFGGLSRLTINFQNDMPPRKAPAFVIGMQGENVCLFASVKIEINLGIFQLLLQQKRWLVSIEYNGNTSVRPVHETFTKDGVLHAVVFVHKSDLMNGLPNFHVILLAAVRHGNENLLLTIPIPYSGNSVEEDATNLIQQAGSWLSAVENRVALPIIGILSQNNPYPMEKRKGNGILTYSIRNEQSKTKAISFSSVLESNDHDSWWALDEAISIRWHGKRSVICLKTCHPVALDLVKRYLLDEEEYGAEIELIREKLKGQFLELQAVTDPSLIVQLYRRIRNSDSIDVELSLNLSNPS; translated from the exons ATGTCGTTCAAGTGTTTGGCCCACTGGAAATTTTCAGATGAAAATGTATACCCCATTTTCATAACCAGTTTCACAACAATTTTaacagaacaacaaaaaaccgtaATAATGGTAGCATGTGACGATCAAGTTGTTTCTCTTTCAGTTCCAAGTATCGATCGTGCGCTTAGTGTAATGAATGTTCCATTAGAATTTAGCCGGTGTGATTTGCCATACACAGGGTTATTACGTGAATTGCGAGCATCTGACTCGACTGCAATTTGCTTGGCATCGGATGGCAAAATGATGGTGTATGATTTCACGCAAGGTATATTCGTTAAAATCATGGATTGTAGTCATATTCGACACGTCAAACCCGGAAACAAACAAGGCGAATGGATAATCATCAGGCAATCGGAGAACGGAGAGATGCTGTTGGAAGTGATTGAAATATCTGAAAATCTCACTAAGCACAACATTCTGAAGCGGTACGAGTTACTAGTGGAATGCAGCGACAATGGAACCCGATACTTAGTCCACAAGTTCTCCGTCAATGcaacaaacgatcgatttttggGAAACTTTCTTGCATTCACAAAACTTTCAATCGGAGATGAAATTTTCCTGATAGCGATAAACAACAATCTCTACTGGCTGCAGCAGCAAGATTCTGGCGAAAGCGATATGATAGTGGTGCGTTGTTTTGCCTCTAGCATAATGGATATCGATTTCTTCGAGAACAGTCTCTGTCTGACGGTCCTACTAGAAGCCGGCTTACTGGTCGTCTTCAGGCAATCTTCAAACCCGGAGGCATTGATTGTAACCAGCTCTTCCGTCTACCTTCACGCTCCCATTGAGGCTTATGCTTTTGATAAGAATAACAACGCTTTACTGTACTCCAATGGGGTGGGCATGCACCGTGTCCATTTTCACTACTCCGAAGAAACTAAACAAATCGACACTGAAATGGAAGACATTCATCTGCGAGGGGTTTTGGCGATTACGCTGCTCGATACTAAATCGTTGGCACTGCTTGTCACCGAGAATAATCAGTTCTACTACATGAACTGCAaggataaaatgaaaattaaccAAACGGAAGCATCGAAAATGTTTCTGCTGCCAGGTAACGTGCGAAATGTTTCGCACCGTGTAACGAGACGACTCACCGAGGAAATTGAATTAGATAAACGGCTTGAAGAAGCACTACAAATTGAACAAGCCAAGTTTGATGTGCTAGCTCTACATAGGAATAGAAGCATTTTTGGAGGGCTTTCCCGACTTACGATTAACTTCCAGAATGATATGCCGCCAAGAAAAGCACCGGCATTCGTAATAGGTATGCAAGGcgaaaatgtttgtttatttgctagTGTGAAGATAGAAATTAATCTGGGGATCTTTCAGCTGCTCTTGCAGCAAAAACGATGGCTTGTTAGCATTGAATATAACGGGAATACTAGTGTCCGCCCAGTGCATGAAACGTTTACCAAAGATGGTGTACTCCATGCGGTGGTGTTTGTTCACAAAAGCGATCTAATGAACGGTTTGCCAAATTTCCACGTCATTCTTTTGGCAGCAGTACGACATGGTAACGAAAATCTTCTGTTGACGATTCCAATACCGTATTCTGGTAATTCAGTCGAAGAAGATGCAACCAATCTGATACAACAGGCAGGCTCATGGCTAAGTGCTGTTGAGAACCGCGTTGCGTTACCAATCATCGGAATATTATCTCAAAATAATCCCTATCCGATGGAGAAGCGAAAAGGGAACGGCATTTTAACGTACTCCATTCGCAATGAGCAATCGAAAACGAAGGCTATTAGTTTTTCTAGTGTGTTGGAAAGTAATGACCACGACAGTTGGTGGGCGTTGGATGAGGCTATTAGCATTCGTTGGCATGGTAAAAGGTCAGTGATTTGTCTGAAAACATGTCATCCGGTAGCACTGGATCTGGTGAAACGTTACCTGCTAGACGAAGAAGAGTATGGTGCTGAAATCGAGCTGATTAGAGAGAAATTAAAG GGTCAGTTTCTTGAGCTGCAAGCGGTCACCGATCCGTCCCTTATAGTTCAGTTGTATCGAAGGATAAGAAACAGCGATTCCATCGATGTAGAACTATCATTAAACTTATCAAATCCAAGCTAA
- the LOC128723569 gene encoding actin-binding protein IPP has product MPPLNSFNGNNCGDIICSLAAQSPLASSELTQSVGGVASSNNGNGKPRFSCPHYAQKMLLNLNALRLDSRFCDVEIKVGGATSVHAHRAVLSASSAYFEAMFRPELGLSEGKQKTVTLHSIRADILELLVDFIYTGQIEIEQSNVQELLAAADMLQIPEVVDGCCEYLCRELHSSNALGIMRFAEAHNCRQLAEVAANFVHSNFPKVALEDELLDMPHTLLVKVISSEALRVDSEYQVFSAALRWIRHDVVPRRQYVFEILSHVRIALVPVGLIDQAIAECRDVSLKIALRSVRKDLTSRRGQLVPLRVCPRVCAKKSIYVIGGSRREQSAGWTPTDWIFESVIKYDIFRREWIESAPMEIGRILPGVAALGGKIYVIGGERGSQILANGEVYDTQNNNWEPMAPMNVPRCEFGLCTLGGTLYAMGGWIGEDIGGTIECYDPMKNAWRMVGDLPEPKFSMGVVSFEGLIYIVGGCNTHSRYLTDVSSYNPVTNEWTELARMQTARCQMGVAILDRYMYVVGGNSSQQEVLRTVERYSFDEDKWSMVSPMTVRRSSPAVAAADGLLYVAGGDQPCEINFYRAQVTIASFECYDPITDQWKVCPDLPTSRSEAGAVVV; this is encoded by the exons ATGCCTCCCTTAAACAGCTTCAACGGGAACAACTGTGGGGACATTATATGTTCCCTCGCTGCCCAATCCCCGCTGGCATCGTCGGAACTAACGCAGTCAGTCGGCGGAGTGGCAAGCAGCAACAATGGCAACGGGAAGCCGCGGTTCAGCTGTCCGCACTACGCCCAAAAGATGCTGCTGAACCTGAACGCCCTTCGACTTGATTCGCGATTCTGCGACGTGGAGATCAAGGTTGGCGGTGCCACTTCCGTCCACGCCCACCGGGCTGTGCTGAGCGCGAGTTCCGCTTATTTCGAAGCAATGTTCCGGCCAGAGCTCGGTCTGAGTGAGGGCAAGCAGAAGACCGTCACGTTGCACTCGATCCGGGCAGATATTCTGGAGCTGCTGGTCGATTTCATATACACGGGCCAGATCGAAATCGAGCAG AGTAACGTTCAGGAACTGCTGGCCGCGGCTGACATGCTGCAGATACCGGAAGTGGTCGATGGTTGCTGCGAGTATCTGTGCCGGGAGCTGCATTCATCGAACGCATTGGGTATAATGCGATTCGCTGAAGCACACAACTGTCGCCAGTTGGCCGAAGTGGCGGCCAATTTCGTCCACAGTAACTTCCCAAAGGTGGCGCTCGAGGATGAGCTGCTTGATATGCCACACACGCTCCTGGTGAAGGTGATCTCGTCCGAGGCGCTGCGTGTGGACAGCGAGTATCAGGTGTTTAGTGCCGCTTTACGCTGGATCCGGCATGACGTGGTGCCACGGCGTCAGTACGTATTCGAGATCCTATCGCACGTACGCATCGCACTGGTGCCCGTCGGGTTGATCGATCAGGCAATTGCCGAATGTCGGGATGTTTCGCTTAAGATCGCGCTCCGATCGGTACGGAAGGATCTGACGTCACGGCGTGGCCAGCTGGTGCCACTACGCGTTTGTCCACGTGTGTGCGCGAAAAAGAGCATCTATGTGATTGGTGGATCGCGGCGGGAACAGTCGGCCGGTTGGACCCCGACGGATTGGATATTTGAGTCCGTTATCAAGTACGACATTTTCCGCCGCGAGTGGATCGAATCGGCTCCGATGGAGATCGGACGCATACTGCCGGGAGTGGCGGCATTGGGTGGGAAGATTTACGTGATTGGTGGCGAACGGGGCAGCCAGATACTGGCCAACGGTGAGGTGTACGACACGCAGAATAACAACTGGGAACCGATGGCGCCGATGAACGTGCCACGCTGTGAGTTTGGCCTCTGCACGCTAGGTGGCACGCTGTACGCGATGGGAGGCTGGATCGGGGAGGACATTGGCGGCACGATAGAGTGCTATGATCCGATGAAGAATGCCTGGCGAATGGTGGGGGATCTGCCGGAGCCAAAGTTCAGCATGGGAGTCGTGAGCTTTGAAG GTTTAATCTACATTGTTGGGGGCTGTAACACTCACTCACGATATCTAACGGATGTGAGTAG CTACAATCCCGTGACGAACGAATGGACGGAATTGGCACGTATGCAGACGGCCCGTTGTCAGATGGGTGTTGCTATCCTCGATCGGTACATGTACGTGGTCGGTGGGAACAGCAGTCAGCAGGAGGTTCTGAGAACCGTCGAACGGTACAGCTTTGATGAGGACAAGTGGTCCATGGTTTCACCAATGACGGTGCGGCGTTCGAGCCCGGCTGTGGCAGCCGCCGACGGGCTGCTGTACGTGGCTGGTGGTGATCAGCCGTGCGAGATTAATTTCTACCGGGCACAAGTGACAATCGCTTCATTCGAGTGCTACGATCCGATCACGGACCAGTGGAAAGTCTGCCCAGATCTACCGACCAGTCGTTCGGAGGCGGGTGCGGTCGTAGTGTAA